TGGAATACCGCCGCAGCTATCGCTAATGAGCTAAGAGGATCCATCTTGACGTATATAATGAATGTCTGGCTTCGAAATATCAGCGGTTCTCCTAGGTATATCTATTTTGTCCCTTGGGTGTGATACGAGCAATATACGCTGTTTCTGTCTATGGGAAACCTCGATTGGATCTGTAAATAGAGATGTAAATGACAGTGAGCTACAAAAAAGCGGCAAAgtatgaagaaagaaggtgTGCAGCGTCACATTAACCAGCCTCATTTTCTGTAAAATATTAGGCAGCCTTGGGCATTCACGCATAATCACACTAATGATGATTATCCTGCAATTCCTATAGGCAGATCTTCCCTCTCGCTTCCATGTATAATTCACTATCGTCACATTTTTCACAAATCGTTTACACGAATGTCTGCATCAAGGGAAGTCTTCGACACAGATGCTATCGAAGTGATAAGACACACGGAGCCACTCTTAATCTCCACTACCTATATCAAGGTGGGAGAAATACTTCATAAAGTTGCTTCTATTAATTCATACAGTAGTAAGTCAGAAATCCTGCATTCTGTATAAATTATATGGGTCCCTTTGTGATTACGAGGATTTTGTTGCTAATACATCCCATGGCAATTGTATTATGAGACGAGCATGTGTGCTGTGGTATGGTCTAGGTACCAAGGTAACATTGAAGGCATTGACTAATGTCCCATACCAGGTATCTCAGGACGCATGAAGTGCTATAGGCTTACAATGCAGCGCAAGGCATTTTTGGCAAAGTgattattttttatattagaCAAACTAATGCTAGTCTGCTGATTGCGGCATATTAAACAATCGAAAATGCGACGGTACGAAGAGCGTGCACAAATTGTTGATTATTACTCCGTGCAGCATGAATAGATACCTATCACGTATATGTAGTTCCTGCCTGTCTCTTGCTACAGATGCATGTGTTTGCAGATGTCGGTCCCAATTTACATCAAGGTTCTCCATGGCGCCGCAGCACAACTGCACCTTTTGTAACAAGCTACATTctcttaaaaaaaaaaagggggggggggggggggtgTTCTTCTTCAGGCACGAGGATTCAATGCTAGAATGTTGCTATTGATAACCTGGAAAATATATTACAGCCCTGTAAAGTCAACGTCATTAGTGGAGTACTTTGGATATGTGCCTGTAGGCAGCTACGCAGCGCCACTGAAGCTTATCAGCGCGATAAGAACCTTGAATCTTTGCCTCTTAACATTGGCTTGTCCCATGTCACAGTCATCttcaaaacaaaaacactCCCTCACATTATATCGAATCTGCTTCTGGATCAACTGAACCGAGCCATAGCCCGTCTTTGATCGCAGATTCACCATGAAGCTCGTTTCGCGACACATTCCCAAAGAGTTTGAGGACGAGCAGGTCTCGCTCCTGCCAGAGGATCCAGAGGACATGGTGAGTCGCATCGTCATCCGCCCCGCCAGTTCATTTGCGTTTGAAGCTGTCACGAcatgaacagcagcagctaacAGCGCATCTACCCGCAGTGGCACGCATACAACCTGATAGTCCCTGGCGACCTCGTCCATGCGCATGCCGTGCGAAAAgtcgtcaacatcaacccGGGCACCGGCGTGCCAGCCGCCGAGCGAGTCCACACGAATCTCGCCATACGAGTCAAGTCGACCTTTTTCGATCCCGCCGTCTCCTCCCTCCGCGTCTCTGGTGTTGTCGCCGCCGAAAACGACCATGTGGCCATGGGCGCCCATCACACACTCGATATCGAGATCAACAGATCATTTACCGTGGTCAAGCCCGACGGCTGGGATAGCGTCGCAAAGGCCACTCTTGCGCAAGCTCTATCAGACGACAAGAACGGCGCCATGGCCGCGGTGGTGATGCAAGAAGGCCTCGCCAACATCTGCCTCATCACACAGTTCCGAACCGTCCTCAAGACCCGAGTGGAGAGCGTGGTGCCCAAGAAGCGCGATACGGCCTCGGATCAGGACGCAGGCATGCGAAGATTCTTTGACAAGACATTATCATCATTACTCAGAGCAGTCGACTTTTCCGAGTCAAGACCTCTATTACTGGCGAGCCCCGGCTTCGTTGCGACAGATTTCAAGGAGTACATTGCGAAACAGGGCCGCGACAAGTCAGACAAGGTGCTTACAGCCGTGTCAAGACAAGCGACGATAATACACGCCAACTCGGGACATGTGCACAGCTTAAACGAGGTGCTCAAGAGCCCCGAGGTcctggccaagatgaaggataTGAATTACGCAAAGGAGGCGCAGTACATGGACAACTTTTTCGATCTGCTCAAGCTCGACGATGGACGCGCATGGTACGGCAGCAGAGCCGTAGAAAAGGCCATTGCTGATGGCGCAGTCgggccaggaggaggagtgcTATTAATCAACAACTCTCTCTTCAGAAGTCAAGACCTGGCGACACGAAAAAAGTACGTTGCGCTGGTGGACAAGGTCAAACTGGACGGTGGCGAGGCACGGATATTAAGTAGCGATCACGAAAGCGGACAGCGCCTCAAGATGCTGGGGGACATTGCGGCCATATTGAACTATCCCATGCATGACcttgacgaagacgaggaggaacAGGCAGCAGAGGCGACGCCAGATAGACGGAATTACGAGGACGATATAGACATGTTAGATAGCGTTATCTAGATGAGATTGGACAAATACAAGtgtaaaaagagaaacaagagagagtTTTGTTCATGATGTGAGCCTTTTTGCCGATGATGACTGAGCTCTGAGTCAACAGTCTGGTCTCCTCCATTTTCCAGATATAGACAGATAGATGGCCCTCCCAATGCCACCTGTTCATGCATGGAATCAATGCAGTCGGCAGGCAAGTTTGGCCGTTCTCCCGCTTCGGCGTTAATGTCAACGATTAATCATGCATTCACccaaaaagggagaaaagatgCCACAAACTCCGGGCGTTATGTGCAGCACTGTGGGACTCTCAAGATGTGGGAACTAATGAAGTTGCCCCTCATCGATTCGGTGACCCCTCAATAGCGTGGTTGACATCATGCAATGGAAATTGTTTATAAGCACTCTTGCTGTTTCTCATTTGagtctttttttcaacttgTAAACTTGTAAACTCTTTTTAACAAAGATTCGAGACGAAATCAGCAGCAATGGCGCAGAAACTCACGTTGCAGTCGGTTGTCAAGCTCAACTCGGGCTATACCATTCCTCTCCTGGGTTTTGGAGTAAGTTTTACTGATACGAGACATGGCGTGTCCCTTTTAAACAGGTTGCCGTAAACTTGCCGATATGGTGCTTACAAGTGCGCTTTTAGGTCTACCGAACGTATGTCACTCATCGATATAGTGCATTTTGTAATGAGTGATTCGTATTGACATCTATTATAGAGCTGCCGATGTTGCTACTGAAGTCTGCAAGGAGGCTTTGAGAATAGGATACAGACACGTATGTGCAGCCTTTTTGACGCAGAACTGAAATCTTTCACCTTTTCGATGCTCATCCGTGAAATAGATTGACTCTGCTTCCGGATACTACAACCAGGGCCCCTCCGCCGCAGGCATTCCCGCCTCCGGCGTCCCCCGCGAAGAAgtcttcttcaccaccaaaGTCCCCGTGCGCGAGAAGCCCCTCGGATACCAGAATACGCTCGATCTGGTCGACATTGCCCTCCAGGAGACTAAGCTGGACTACCTTGATCTCGTCCTGATTCACTCTCCCTACGGTGGTGTTGAGAACCGAAAGGGCGCTTGGAAGGCCCTCGTCGAGTCTGTTGAGGCAGGCAAGGTTCGCTCCATTGGTATTTCCAACTATGGCGTGCACCACTTGAACGAGCTGGAGGAGTACATCAAGGAACTCGAATCTGAGCGCGGTGGAGCAGGCAAGGGCGGTGTTATTTCCGTCGGTCAGTGGGAGATTCACCCCTGGCTTCCTAGAGACGACATTGTGCAGTGGTGCCACGCGAGGAACATTGCCGTCCAGGCGTACTGCCCGATTGTTCGTGGCGAGCGGTTTGGCGATCCCAAGGTTAGTGCCGTGGGTAAGAAGTACGGCAAGACGGAGGCGCAGGTTTTGCTGCGGTGGAGTTTGCAGAAGGGGCTTGTTCCTCTGATTAAGAGTGTTACGCCTAGCCGTATCGCGGAGAATGCGGATATATATGACTTTGAGTTGACGAAGGATGAGGTTAAGGAtttgacgacgacggagTATAGCCCTTGTGCTTGGGATCCTACTGTTGAGCCTCTGGACAGGTAAAGTAATTGTCGTATATGCATAAAAATATGCTTCTCTGCTTAGTCTCGCAAATACAAAACTGAGTTTTCTCAGAAAAAATAAGAGTAGTGATTTATGAAGTGAAATCTGTGTGGAATTAGGCATTTGtcgcctctctctttgtcGTTTTTTTGGAGATTAATTTTGTTTAATATTGATATAATTGTTATATGTCGTTACAGgttttgtgttttgtttgacAGTTAACAATTATATAGATGGGTCTTTATAGATCTAGATGATATTATATATGCTTCCGTCGCCACTCCGCCATATTTATCCGCGGTTAGTCAATCTCTATCCACCCTTGCGACCCCATTTACTCGGTAAACATATGCCACTCCTGATGGAAATTCTGGTTCCATGTCCATTGCACGTAAGATCTTATTCTTACTAGGACTTTGGCTAAAGGCCACGTCACTGGTAAAAATGGAAGAATTGAAAGTCACCGCGAAGCGTCCATCGACAACGTCTGTGGAGGTTATAGGTTTCTGTTGATATGGAGACTGTCTATCGACAATACCTGTGGATGGTTGTTGTTGACCTGGAGAGGGCTCATTCAGAACGTCTGTGGAGGGTTCAGATTGCTGTTGACCTGAAGACTGTCTATCAAGAATTCCTCCGCGGGCTAGCCATTCACCTGGAAACTGTCTATCGAGAATGACTGTGGGGTTTTCAGATTGCTGTTGATCTTGAGACTGTCTATTGACAACACCTGTGGGTGGTTTAGATAGCTGTTGATCTGGAGACTGTCTGTCGAGAATGTGCGTGGAGGCGTCAGGTTGCTGTTGGCTTAGAGAATGTCCATCGATAATTTGTATAGAGTGTTTAGGTCGCTCTTTACTCAGAGGCCCAATCGATGAGCTTAGAGCTTCGTTTAGAGATGCCGTATTGCTAGCTGTGCCTCCACTACACCCAGCGTTGGTGATCTTCGTCAACCAGGACCGCGGAATGTTCCAATCTGTCTCACTGTGGCTGCCTGATtggtctttttgtttccttctAAGCTTACGAGACTGTAGATAATCTGTAACgcgatggatgatgaataCAGCCCCGACTGTTGCGATGAGGGTTGATAAAGCCACCGGAATATACCATACAGCTGGTGTAGTTATCGTTGTCATGCCGAATATGCTCTACGTCCACCTTTCTTTTAGTTCATACGCGACTTAGGTGTGATTCATTGATGGCCAGAACATACAGCAATAaatgaaagaggaagaaatacAAAAGCAAGCGCGTTTAGACGCATTACTGTCTGACTTTGGCCTATTGTCTCGAGATTGAACGTCTATAGAAACACTCATTAGCCCCTCCTGACCTTGGAATCAAGTTTCTCATCTCACCATGTTAAGTAGAttccgctgctgctccaagaCCGTAACACATGTTGATTGATAAAATTCGAGCAGCTCCGCGACATCCTCTAGCCGACGTTGCATTAATTGCAAGGATGCGGATGATGGCATTCTACCAAGGCCCAGAAGAAAACTGTTCAAAGATTCTCGGTGCATCCTTATATATTCCTGTAGGGCGAGAGTTGTAGAAGCATCCCGATGGAGCTCTCGAGTTTGATGAAAAATGGGCGATTGGGAACCGAGGCTGAACATGTCCTGAAATATTCCACATCAGTCAAAGATTTCGGTATCAGCAAGCCATCATTGTCAATGTACCCGTTCCTTACTCTCGAGATGAAATCTCACAACCTCCAGTGTGCCATCCCAATTGGtaaaaacgaaaaaagaatCGAAGTAGATCCAGTATGGGCATTCTTTAAGCCTCTTCCACCTACGTAGGTCAACCGCATCATAATGCCCAAACAACCTATCGGAAACGGAGATGATCGGAGGCCGTTCGAATACCACGGTTACAGCTCGCTGCGGGAATTGGGGGAAAGCTTCCAGTCCTTTTACCCATGCTGCTACCTAGTTCTCCTGTTAATTTCTGCTCTAATTAGGTTATCTCAAGACTTCTTATGAGGGCAGACGTACCGGCATACGTTGAGCCTCCCATAGACCTAGTCGCATAGATCCTCGCGAATACACTCGTTCGGGAGTATCCGTAACGTCAATGTTATCCGTGATATAACATAGTTCTGGTGTAGTAATATGTGAGCTCTCCTTGGCctattaattacttaagaGCAGGAGATTACTCATGTTATCATTGTCGAACGCTGGGAGCATGGTGTGGCTTAACTCTCCATTTACTCCGTACAGGAGCTGCACAGGGAAGCTTGGAAAGGCATCAATGAGCGATTCAACTGCCCACCTTTGCCAGTTTTCGATGAATCTATGATATGCTATCAGCTTCGACATGCTCTGTGTATGGGGCATGAAAATCCGCTCCTACACAAGGACAAGTCCAATAGATTCAGCCATTCCTTGTTCAAGAAACGCCGCAAAGTCTTTGATATCAGTTTCCGTGAAATTCCTTGTCCGGCGCTGCAACCGTTTCATCCTCTCGGGGTGTGATGACTCCGAGGAACGGGAGCCTCCAGTGGCGGCCGGAGAGGCATGTGCCATCGGCTCAGCTGCGACTGTTGTAACCTTGACGCAATGAGACAAATCGgttggggggggggggggggggaacTCAATGATGGTCCGAAGTGGAATCCATCCTGAATAATGCAAAAACAGATGCGAAACCGTGCCCGGTAATTTATCTAAGAGATCAGCGTGATATCGCTGCGCTTTCTCCTAGCGGGCTCAGTATCCGAGCACGCAGTCTGGCTATTCCAGTAGCTCAGCGTCCAGAATTCTCGGCTAGGCACTATCCAGATCATTAGATGCTCCGGTTACCTTAGGAACAGCTTCGCGAAGAGTCTTAATAGCACGTCAGTGGGAAAGAAATGAGATTACTCCTTTCAAGTTTGTCATCCATATATACATGCAGTCTAATATATATCGGAAATCAGGCTCATGCCTAATGGAAGCCTAAAATACATATTGGCATTACCATTGGACACCGGAGGAGCTTTCGGTGAGGGCCAACTTTTTGGATAGGTACCATGTAATAGTAGTGGTACAAATTGTTGGTAGGGGCTCTAGTAATGGTTTTTGTACCTCTGCaatggtttttttttttttttttttttttttttttttttttttttggcaaGGCTCTTAATCAGGCTTTCACTCAGTGCTCGTAATATTAACCAATGACCACAGCACTGATCAGCAATCCCCGAGGCCACTTTGGTGCTGGGGAGGCTGTGTTGAGAAGACCCAAATCTATCCAACTAGAAGTGTTCgtagatacatgtacatacgcTGGTGAGGCCATCCTTTTAGAAACATTGATGTGTTGCTGCCTAAGACTCTGGGCTGGGACAATCTCAGGTACCCAAGTAGGGAGCATTAGGTGGCTGAGGATGGGTCTACATACAGCCTTGTGCATTTCACACACCACTGGTATAATATTAACTTGAAAGGATCCTTCATCTACTGTGCCAGATCTTTTAACCACCTGCAGAACAAGAAGGTCTGACAAAGACATCAATTATATCGCGTGCAATATTGTAAGCTAATTACAACGCAGCCGTCGTTTTCAGGCTTCTTTTAAACGTCGATCCCCAGAAACCTCGCATGAGTCGGATCACGGCGGTGATGCAAGTCCTATGGGAGACCGGGGTATTGTTTGCCTTCCTTGTTTTTCCATGTGGATTCCATATAATCCCTAATATATTCATatcctttttgttttataGTAGCAAGTTTCTCCATGTTGAAAGTGATGAGCAAAGTAACCAAAGAAACAACGGTCGCCGTCAAAATGAATGGCGTCCGTGTACTATTATCCGTTATGTTCGGGATTGCCCAAAGTGCCTTGCAGTAGTgtattaataaatattgGATGCATATATTTACTGATATCAGGGAAACTAGATGACTTACAGCGCAGAACCCCAATGGGAGGTAGAAAATGCTCACGTACGTAAGGAGCATAACGTTTTGTCCTACTTTATTTGCGATTCTTGTCTCGCGAATCGTAACCCACGCAAATTCCTACATTAGCTTAGTAAAAGTTCTTCATCGCCAAGATATGTGGCTTCACTCACGAACTGGAGTAGATCTCTCACTGATTGATCCAAATTTTCGAATCTCTGGGTTATTTCAACTTGGAATTCGTCCTTTAAGAAGCGCATTGTCTCTTGTAGGGCTTGTTCTCTGTGAAAGCGTAGGCAATAGTCTTTTAAGAACTCCTCAGCATCGGATGTTTGGCTCGCCAAAATACTGCGGAGTTTGGCCAACTGCTGGGCATCCTTTGCGAGGAGATTTATCATTTCTAGCTTGTCTCCCATAGAGTTCAGTTGTTTAACTCGCTATAGAAGTCAGccaaagaaaacgaaactAGAACGCGGCATTGTAGGAGAAATAGAGCATACCCTTTCAGATAAGTGAGTTTCAAAACTTTTGCAAAAGTTTAACCATGGCTTTTTAAGATGGCCAATGAATTGTCGAAATAGATATAGGTCATCATCCGGAATCCAGCCATATGGCAACGTACTAAAGTAAACTATTGGGGTCCACCGGCTCTCAGGTTCTTTTGGTTGCATCATTCTCCACATTACCCTACTTATCTTCTTGTCGCCAAAACGCAGCTGGTCATCTGGGTTTGAATGTAAGGATAGCTGCAAAGAAACACAGATATCACAGGTGTCGTTTTTCAAACTGAGAATTCTCTTTTGCAATCTGTTTGGTTCTATATTTCGTTCAAATGCGGAAATCGGTGCTCTTGACCAAACTGGATTTGTCAAGTCGTCTGTTAACAAGCTTGGAAGTGTTAGAGACCTCTATATTTGAGAAATATTTGATAGTTTGACAAAGAAACCACTTACTAGAGTCGACTTGTGAATGTAGTAGAAGTCTTTGATAGTTCTTCGCGGGACAAAATTGTTGCGGGAAAATCAAGATTttgctctccctctctttttttggacAACAAAATGGTATCGTATTCTGGTTTGTTATATGCCTCACGCCACTCCTTCGCCTCGATATCTTTGGAATCTGCTTTATGATTGAGCAACTCTTGAACAATGATCTTATGCTTTCCTCTGATGGCTAATCGAAGCGGTGTTTCTCCAGTATGATCTTTGCAGTTGATTATTTTCTCGGCGTTTTGTAGCAATAGAAGATGTCTTGCGATGTCATTGTGCCCCAACAGCGCCGCCAGATGCAAAGCAGTTCGGCCTTGTCCATCTTTCTGGTCAAGTCTGAGACCTTCGTGCGGCATCAACTTTATCGCAGCGGCTTGTTTTCCTTGTTGCGTCAGGAGAAGTAATGTGGTAGTGTCGTCTGGCGTGAGTACCTCTACAACACCCTCATGCCCATTCTCCACGGCCTGCCAGAGCGGCGTCCGGCCATCACTATCTTGGAgatttgcatctgcatccttTTTGATTAGAATTCTCACAGTATTGACGTGGCCATTCTCTGCGGCTAGTGAGAGCGGTGTCCGACCACCGGGATCCTTTGAGTTTGCTATTAAGCTCGTatcgccatcctcgctcAAAAGTAAAACATTCAATACATCTGTTTGACCATGCTCTGCAGACCACGATAAAGGAGTTCGACTAGGGAATTTACTGCATGCCCAGGCCAGTAAAACTTGCACGAGTTCAAAGTGGCAAAACTTATAAGCCCGACGTAAAGACTGATCAACGGAAAATTTTGTCAAGTCCAGGTCATTTTTCGCAAACAGGAGCTTAACTATATCCTGGTGCCCATGTTCTAAAGCGGCCTCCAGAGCTGTCTGCTTCTTTGACCTTATATTCACATTGATATCGTCCCTCGCAAGCAGCTTTTGCATGATACCTGCTCGGTCGTGTCGTGCAGCTTCTATTAATAGGCTCCTTTTCTTCCGGTCAACTGCATTTATATCGATATCATTTCTTTGAAGCAGTAGCTCTACCGCTTTGATATGGCCCTCAATCGTAGCTTCGATTAATGCCGTATGACAAGCAGCCGGACTTAAATTAATGTCACCACGCCCCAGTAGATGTTCCACGGTCGTGGAGCTCCCAGACTCTGCGGCTTGTATGATGGCAGTCTCACCATATGCgttccttttccttgagcTAATGCCGTTATTTCCAAGGAGTAATTCTACTATACCCTTGTGCCCCCTGGCGGCTGCCACGTTGACTGCTGATCCATAAAacaagagcttgatggcgTTGGTACTGGTATATTGCAGCAATGTCTCTATTACATCTTGGTGCCCAGAGTCCGCAGCGTACCATAGAGGGGTACAACCAAGGTTATTTTCTGCGTTGATGTCGAACTTGTCCGAGTATTTTGTAAGCAGGAGCTGGACAATTTCCCTATGCCCGTATTCGGCCGCTATGGATAATAGGGTGCTGCCTCGTTCATCTTTAAAGATATGAATTTTTTCCGTCTCTGATAATTTCTCAAAGACACTGAGGTCCCCATCTGTCGCTGCTTTCACGAAGGCATGGTTTTTTGTTTGGGCTATGATGGCCTGTTCGTATGGCAACGAGTCCATTGAGTCCATTATTGAAAGTTATGACAAGGCGGATTGTTACAATGAACAGCTAATTTTACGGTATAAGCATGTTTATAAATTGCAGATTAAATATTGTCGTATTGGGCGGCTGGGGGTTTTATTGCCGCCTGGGCGTTGGGCTAAACCGCTGAATCAGGGGTCaatgtatgtacgagtacgcacTTGCATGGCGCCACATCAACTGCAGACTCAGCCTCCGCAAGGCTTTTTCGGTATAGGTAGACAATCCAACAAGGCTAAATACAAGTAAACAGAAGCGTGAAAATGAACATGCAGAGAATAATTCACCATCAAATGCACACCCGCCCCGTGTTTGATGTCTGACTCTGGCATTGCTCGTATTGCCATCACGTGACAGCGTATCCGTCTCGCGTTTACAGTTAGTTGTCACGCCcgctgtactgtagcatTTGCGTGTGAATCTTACCCCGCGACAAcatcaaaacaaaacaacaacgccatcatgcAATGCTTGGAGACGCCCCCAAGAGATTCCGTTCCTTGAGTCCGTCGCAATCGCCACGATGGTTCAGCGAACCTTTACCATAGTGCCGCCTGCAGGGCCGGCTGAGCGAACCCCTGTCAATAATCGCCCCATGACATCTAAACAAGTCCGCAAGGCCtacaaagaagcaaatcgTGTCCCGCGCGTATCCAGAGCAGAACAGTTGAGACAGGAGAGAGCCGAGCAGGAGCGCATCCGGAAGGAGTTTGAGAAGGATAAAGCCGCATTGAAAGCGAAGACGCTCAGGGAGAGGAAGCGCGCAAAGGAGCAGgcagagagggaggagaagaagaagaagggcctGCCTTTGGTGAATGTCCGGCCAAGCCAAGACACCATTGCTTGGTTTGTGAGAGGAAGGGGGTCAGGTACCAAGAGAGATTGCAGAGGTCAAAATGCTGCAATAACCCCGGTATTGCCTATAGCGGAGGAACCAGAAGAGGACGAAGGTGACCTTCCCAGCCCGAAGCGACTCTGCAGCCAAGAACagccaaaggaagaaggctgCGAGAAAGCAGACTGTGAGAAAGCAGACTACGAGAAAGAAGActgggtggaagaagatttcgaggaagaagactttgaggaactagaggagaagagggaagaagtTTTACCCGCACTCGAAGAACCCACGACCAAGGTTGATACTACGCCAGAAAAGAATGAGCGCACTGCCGAAGAAAACTTCCTGGAGGATTTCGAAATCATATCGGACGACGAGATGTCCAAGCTGTCCTTTAACCAAGTAGCTACAAAATCTGGTGTTGCCAACGCAGAGAATCACCTCCCGACATGCCCGGAGACTACACCAGAGGAACAGGAAAAGGCCCCTTCACCCCATGACACCACACTCTACAAACCAGAATCTCCCATCACAATCAAGAACCTTAAACCACTAGCTCTTCCAGAGTTTGACTTGATatctgatgacgaggacgattTGGAACAGGAGATGCTGGCTCTGGACGTGGCCCTGATTTCTCAAAAACAGCTTTCGAAACAGCCCGCGCTGGTACTTGTATCTCAAGGATCCCAGAAACGGGCTCGCACTGCAACAGGCTACGAGATGGATCTCGGACTCGCTACCGGTCTCCTCAATAATATTTCTCAGGAGACACTCTCTAAAAGAGACGAGCAAGCGTGTCTtatgccgccgccgccgataCCCGCACCTCCACAGCGCTCACGCTCCCCTACATCACCCGTCGCTATGAAGCCACAGGCGCCTCCTCTCAGCACCCAGCAGATCCTCTTTAACATGGATGATTTCTTCCCTACATCTTCGCAGCAGGCAGCAgagttggaagaagaagaaactacATTCATTCCCCAATCCTTGAAATCATGCTCGATACCTCGAGCTAAGGCTCC
This genomic interval from Trichoderma breve strain T069 chromosome 7 map unlocalized scaffold00008, whole genome shotgun sequence contains the following:
- a CDS encoding aldo/keto reductase family domain-containing protein, translating into MAQKLTLQSVVKLNSGYTIPLLGFGVYRTAADVATEVCKEALRIGYRHIDSASGYYNQGPSAAGIPASGVPREEVFFTTKVPVREKPLGYQNTLDLVDIALQETKLDYLDLVLIHSPYGGVENRKGAWKALVESVEAGKVRSIGISNYGVHHLNELEEYIKELESERGGAGKGGVISVGQWEIHPWLPRDDIVQWCHARNIAVQAYCPIVRGERFGDPKVSAVGKKYGKTEAQVLLRWSLQKGLVPLIKSVTPSRIAENADIYDFELTKDEVKDLTTTEYSPCAWDPTVEPLDR
- a CDS encoding ankyrin repeats (3 copies) domain-containing protein, which produces MQKLLARDDINVNIRSKKQTALEAALEHGHQDIVKLLFAKNDLDLTKFSVDQSLRRAYKFCHFELVQVLLAWACSKFPSRTPLSWSAEHGQTDVLNVLLLSEDGDTSLIANSKDPGGRTPLSLAAENGHVNTVRILIKKDADANLQDSDGRTPLWQAVENGHEGVVEVLTPDDTTTLLLLTQQGKQAAAIKLMPHEGLRLDQKDGQGRTALHLAALLGHNDIARHLLLLQNAEKIINCKDHTGETPLRLAIRGKHKIIVQELLNHKADSKDIEAKEWREAYNKPEYDTILLSKKREGEQNLDFPATILSREELSKTSTTFTSRL
- a CDS encoding eRF1 domain 1 domain-containing protein produces the protein MKLVSRHIPKEFEDEQVSLLPEDPEDMWHAYNLIVPGDLVHAHAVRKVVNINPGTGVPAAERVHTNLAIRVKSTFFDPAVSSLRVSGVVAAENDHVAMGAHHTLDIEINRSFTVVKPDGWDSVAKATLAQALSDDKNGAMAAVVMQEGLANICLITQFRTVLKTRVESVVPKKRDTASDQDAGMRRFFDKTLSSLLRAVDFSESRPLLLASPGFVATDFKEYIAKQGRDKSDKVLTAVSRQATIIHANSGHVHSLNEVLKSPEVLAKMKDMNYAKEAQYMDNFFDLLKLDDGRAWYGSRAVEKAIADGAVGPGGGVLLINNSLFRSQDLATRKKYVALVDKVKLDGGEARILSSDHESGQRLKMLGDIAAILNYPMHDLDEDEEEQAAEATPDRRNYEDDIDMLDSVI